One Ascaphus truei isolate aAscTru1 unplaced genomic scaffold, aAscTru1.hap1 HAP1_SCAFFOLD_2325, whole genome shotgun sequence genomic window, CCTCTGCCTCGCCGCGCACCCACCTCTGCCTCGCCGCACACACACCTCTGCCTCGCCGCGCACCCACCTCTGCCTCGCCTCGCACACACCTCTGCCTCGCCGCGCACACACCTCTGCCTCGCCGCGCACACACCTCTGCCTCGCCGCGCACACACCTCTGCCTCGCCGCGCACACACCTCTGCCTCGCCGCGCACACACCTCTGCCTCGCCGCACACACCCCTGCCTCGCCGCGCACAAACCTCCGCCTCGCCGCGCACACACCTCCGCCTCGCCGCGCACACACCTCCGCCTCGCCGCGCACACACCTCTGCCTCGCCGCGCACACACCTCTGCCTCGCCGCGCACACACCTCTGCCTCGCCGCGCACACACCTCTGCCTCGCCGCGCACCCACCTCTGCCTCGCCGCGCTCCCACCTCTGCCTCGCCGCGCACCCACCTCTGCCTCGCCGCGCACACACCTCTGCCTCGCCGCGCACACACCTCTGCCTCGCCGCGCACACACCTCTGCCTCGCCGCGCACACACCTCTGCCTCGCCGCGCACACACCTCTGCCTCGCCGCGCACACACCTCTGCCTCGCCGCACACACACCTCTGCCTCGCcgcacacacacctctgcccTCGCCGCGCACACACCTCTGCCTCGCCGCGCACACACCTCTGCCTCGCCGCGCACACACCTCTGCCTCGCCGCGCACACACCTCTGCCTCGCCGCGCACACACCTCTGCCTCGCCGCGCACCCACCTCTGCCTCGCCGCGCATGAAACGCTTTGGCTTTGTGCCGGCTGCCTCTGCCTCCCGACACTGGGGGAGAGAAGTGAATAATGAAGGTGGATTTCTCCCCCTGTCAGTGACACGGGACAGAGCTGTTATGCCTTGTTTTAACGATGGATAAAAGTGCCCTTAATGGCTCTCGCCTGATTGCAGATGGCAGTAATGTGCAGACCTTTTCACGGCTCGCTGAGGAGacgcttggggggaggggggggacacaacGGCATGTCATTCCCGGAGCAACAGGAGAAGGCCGTGATTGCTTTACCCTAATAGTCCTAACAGGCGTACGGGCCGCACTGAGTCCCAGATACACCGCAGCCCGGACAACCCCTTTTACTCACTGCGATGAAATGTCCTGCTGCTGTTATCTACACGCTGCTATAAAAATCTGCGCCGGACCGGTTCATCGCGTGAGAGAGCCCGGCGCGGAAGGCTTTACACCGAATGGTAACGCGGGCAGATAACACTGGGTTAGGATACTTTTATGGGGTCAGTTGTCGCCATTTAACCGTTTTCAGACCATGGCAGATGTACATTACTTTGTGTTTGGATGTGTAGGGTTCAAGGTCTGAAAGATCAAGGTCTGAAAGGGTTAACTTGTGAAACATGTCTCTGTCATCTTTTGAGGGACCGGCCCTTTGACACACGTTTTGTCTGCGCTCTTCTACccggggggggggatcggtgttTTGGGGAGTATATGGCTTTATGTAACTTGGACATTACGAGCCCATCTTGTGGCTGAGACGCATGGTTTGTGCGTTCTTGGCATAGCAGTGAGCATAACCCTCCGACCACAGGAATGAAGGCGTCCACAAATACAAGGAGGGATTTGCTTGTTGTAAGGCCCTCTGTGCTATACCAGGGGAGGATCTCCTCCGTTCAGGAGCctctgcccttcccctcaatgtgaggcctgggagagagcgctctgcccctcaatgtgaggcctgggagagagcgctctgcccctcaatgtgaggcctgggagagagagctCTGCCTCTCAATGTGAGGCCTGGGAGAGAGCGCCCTGCCCCTCAATGTGaggcctgggagagagagctCTGTCCCTCAATGTGAGGCCTGGGAGAGAGCGCCCTTCCCCTCAATGTGAGGCCTGGGAGAGAGCGCTCTGTCCCTCAATGTGAGGCCTGGGAGAGAGCGCCCTTCCCCTCAATGTGAGGCCTGGGACAGAGCGCTCTGTCCCTCAATGTGAGGCCTGGGAGAGAGCGCTCTGCCCCTCAATGTGAGGCctgggagagagtgctctgtccCTCAATGTGAGGCCTGGGAGTGAGCGctctgcccttcccctcaatgaggtctgggagagagcgctctgcccttcccctcaatgtgaggcctgggagagagcgctctgcccctcaatgtgaggcctgggagagagcgctctgcccctcaatgtgaggcctgggagagagtgctctgcccctcaatgtgaggcctgggagagagcgctctgcccctcaatgtgaggcctgggagagagcgctctgcccctcaatgtgaggcctgggagagagcgctctgcccctcaatgtgaggcctgggagagagcgctctgtccttcccctcaatgtgaggcctgggagagagagctctgcccctcaatgtgaggcctgggagagagcgctctgcccctcaatgtgaggcctgggagagagcgctctgcccctcaatgtgaggcctgggagagagcgctctgcccctcaatgtgaggcctgggagagagagctCTGCCCCTCAATGTGAGGCCTGGGAGAGAGCGCTCTGCCCCTCAATGTGAGGCCTGGGAGAGAGCGCTCTGCCCCTCAATGTGAGGCCTGGGAGAGAGCGCTCCGCCCTTCAATGTGAGGCCTGGGAGAGAGCGCCCTGCCCTTCAATGTGAGGCCTGGCAGAGAGCGCTCTGCCCTTTCCCTCAATGTGAGGCCTGGGAGAGAGCGCTCTGCCCCTCAATGTGAGGCCTGGGAGAGAGCGCTCTGCCCCTCAATGTGAGGCCTGGGAGAGAGCGCTCTGCCCCTCAATGTGAGGCCTGGCAGAGAGCGCTCTGCCCCTCAATGTGAGGCCTGGGAGAGAGCGCTCTGCCCCTCAATGTGAGGCCTGGGAGAGAGCGCCCTGTCCCTCAATGTGAGGCCTGGGAGAGAGCGCTCTGCCCTTCAATGTGAGGCCTGGGAGAGAGCGCCCTGTCCCTCAATGTGAGGCCTGGGAGAGAGCGCTCTGCCCTTCAATGTGAGGCCTGGGAGAGAGCGCCCTTCCCCTCAATGTGAGGCCTGGGAGAGAGCGCCCTGTCCCTCAATGTGAGGCCTGGGAGAGAGCGCTCTGCCCTTCAATGTGAGGCCTGGGAGAGAGCGCTCTGTCCCTCAATGTGAGGCCTGGGAGAGAGCGCTCTGCCCCTCAATGTGAGGCCTGGGAGAGAGCGCTCTGTCCCTCAATGTGAGGCCTGGGAGAGAGCGCCCTTCCCCTCAATGTGAGGCCTGGGAGAGAGCGCTCTGTCCCTCAATGTGAGGCCTGGGAGAGAGCGctctgcccttcccctcaatgtgaggcctgggagagagcgctctgcccttcccctcaatgtgAGGTCTGGGAGAGAGCGCTCTGCCCCTCAATGTGATGCCTGGGAGAGAGCGCTCTGCCCCTCAATGTGAGGCCTGGGAGAGAGTGCTCTGCCCCTCAATGTGaggcctgggagagagagctCTGCCCCTCAATGTGAGGCCTGGGAGAGAGCGCTCTGCCCCTCAATGTGAGGCCTGGGAGAGAGCGCTCTGCCCCTCAATGTGAGGCCTGGGAAAGAGCGCTCTGTCCCTCAATGTGAGGCCTGGGAGAGAGCGCTCTGCCCCTCAATGTGAGGCCTGGGAGAGAGCGCCCTTCCCCTCAATGTGAGGCTTGGGAGAGAGCGCTCTGCCCCTCAATGTGAGGCCTGGGAGAGAGCGCTCTGCCCCTCAATGTGAGGCCTGGGAGAGAGCGCTCTGTCCCTCAATGTGAGGCCTGGGAGAGAGCGctctgcccttcccctcaatgaggtctgggagagagcgctctgtccttcccctcaatgtgAGGCCTGGGAGAGAGCGCTCTGCCCCTCAATGTGAGGCCTGGGAGAGAGCGCTCTGCCCCTCAATGTGATGCCTGGGAGAGAGCGCTCTGCCCCTCAATGTGACGCCTGGGAGAGAGCGCTCTGCCCATCAATGTGaggcctgggagagagagctCTGCCCCTCAATGTGAGGCCTGGGAGAGAGCGCTCTGCCCCTCAATGTGAGGCCTGGGAGAGAGCGCTCTGCCCCTCAATGTGAGGCCTGGGAGAGAGCGCTCTGCCCCTCAATGTGAGGCCTGGGAGAGAGCGCTCTGCCCCTCAATGTGAGGCCTGGGAGAGAGCGCTCCGCCCTTCAATGTGAGGCCTGGGAGAGAGCACCCTGCCCTTCAATGTGAGGCCTGGCAGAGAGCGctctgcccttcccctcaatgtgAGGCCTGGGAGAGAGCGCTCTGCCCCTCAATGTGAGGCCTGGGAGAGAGCGCTCTGCCCCTCAATGTGAGGCCTGGGAGAGAGCGCTCTGCCCCTCAATGTGAGGCCTGGCAGAGAGCGCTCTGCCCCTCAATGTGAGGCCTGGGAGAGAGCGCCCTTCCCCTCAATGTGAGGCTTGGGAGAGAGCGctctgcccttcccctcaatgtgaggcctgggagagagcgctctgcccttcccctcaatgtgAGGCCTGGGAGAGAGCGCTCTGCCCCTCAATGTGAGGCCTGGGAGAGAGCGCTCTGCCCCTCAATGTGAGGCCTGGTAGAGAGCGCTCTGTCCCTCAATGTGAGGCCTGGGAGAGAGCGCTCTGCCCCTCAATGTGAGGCCTGGGAGAGAGCGCTCTGCCCCTCAATGTGAGGCCTGGGAGAGAGCGCTCTGTCCCTCAATGTGAGGCCTGGGAGAGAGCGCTCTGCCCCTCAATGTGAGGCCTGGGAGAGAGCGCTCTGCCCCTCAATGTGAGGCCTGGGAGAGAGCGCTCTGCCCCTCAATGTGAGGCCTGGGAGAGAGCGCTCTGCCCCTCAATGTGAGGCCTGGGAGAGAGCGCTCTGCCCCTCAATGTGaggcctgggagagagagctctgcccctcaatgtgaggcctgggagagagcgctctgtccctcaatgtgaggcctgggagagagcgctctgcccctcaatgtgaggcctgggagagagcgctctgcccctcaatgtgaggcctgggagagagcgctctgcccctcaatgtgaggcctgggagagagagctctgcccctcaatgtgaggcctgggagagagagctctgcccctcaatgtgaggcctgggagagagcgctctgtccctcaatgtgaggcctgggagagagcgctctgcccctcaatgtgaggcctgggagagagcgctctgcccctcaatgtgaggcctgggagagagcgctctgtccttcccctcaatgtgaggcctgggagagagcgctctgcccctcaatgtgaggcctgggagagagcgctctgcccctcaatgtgaggcctgggagagagcgctctgcccctcaatgtgaggcctgggagagagcgctctgcccctcaatgtgaggcctgggagagagcgctctgtccctcaatgtgaggcctgggagagagcgctctgccctttccctcaatgtgaggcctgggagagagcgctctgcccctcaatgtgaggcctgggagagagcgctctgtccttcccctcaatgtgaggcctgggagagagcgctctgcccctcaatgtgaggcctgggagagagcgctctgcccctcaatgtgaggcctgggagagagcgctctgcccctcaatgtgaggcctgggagagagcgctctgcccctcaatgtgaggcctgggagagagcgctctgcccctcaatgtgaggcctgggagagagcgctctgtccctcaatgtgaggcctgggagagagcgctctgccctttccctcaatgtgaggcctgggagagagcgctctgcccctcaatgtgaggcctgggagagagcgctctgtccttcccctcaatgtgaggcctgggagagagcgctctgcccctcaatgtgaggcctgggagagagcgctctgcccctcaatgtgaggcctgggagagagcgctctgcccctcaatgtgaggcctgggagagagcgagaggacaGAAATGTTGTAATGTCAGTAACTGTCCCGATAGTCAGCGATGTGTATCCGACTCCTCATGTAAAGGGTCCGTCCCTCAGGGGAAGCGAGCTAGTTACTGGGACGTGAGTGTAATATGCCACTTCCTTGTGAGATTGGCTGTTAGCAATTCCACCATAACCGAGCTTTGCAAGTTATTTTACAATCTCCATCTAAGGCTGGGTCCCCGGGGGTCACGCCGCGCACAAGGTACCGCCTTCTATGGGGCCAGCGCCATTCGGCGTGAACGCGCACACAAGGTACAGCCTTCTATGGGGCAAGCGCCATTCGGCGTGCACGCGCGCACAAGGTACAGCCTTCTATGGGGCAAGCGCCATTCGGCGCGCACAAGCTGCGATGCGCAACCGCTTTGGCCAAAAGACCAGATTTTTATCTTTTGGCGCATcagccgagcattggccacgtaacggcggcggttcagccaatgagggcgaagcagccaggtgacgtcatggccgcggcGCGTGTTGCTAGAAGTCCACCAGGTCGCGCTGCTGCCGGGAACCAGCGCCACGAGGCTCCCTGTCTCGCGCGCTGGGGCCTTAGCCTGATGTTTGTAGTGGTCAGACGCCCGGCGGGCGCTGGGACAGCCTGGGTGGGTAAcaggcctcttccttctctcGCTAGAAGGGACTCTCTGGGTCATAACGAACCTGCTGTCCCCGTAACACGCGCAGTTGGGCAGACGAGGGGGTTGTCTCACAAATCCTTTGTTTGGTGTCGGTGGATGGAGAGCGCTTCGGTCACCCTGTGACTGATGAgacgttctcccccccccccccccccccccgtgtctggCACGGTGTCACCAACCAGCAGGAAGGTTTTCTAGGTAATAAAGGGGTCTCCGTGCGGTGGTCCGGACAGACTTGTTCGGTGGGTTGCTTGttctcctgctgcagtgagctctTTCTGGGCAGTATGCCGCTGCTTGTCCTATTTAATAAGAATTGATTATGTGACATGTAGCCGTGTGACGGCTCTTCTCCAGGTTCCATCAAACCGCGGTCACGCTGTGCGAAGGAAATGAGAGCGAGAGGGCAGGACGCGGTCAGCCTGCCCTCATGGAGACACGCTATGGAAGAAGTGCTTAGCGTGCCGTTTTCCTCCAGACGGGGAGAGGGGAGTTGGCGCCGTGCCTTCACGCCATCCCCACTCTCTGTCGTCTGCTCTGCTTGCAAAGTGTTATCTGCTGCCTTCCGCTGACAAACAGATGTTCTGAGTGCCAAGGGCAACATCAGCCTCATCAACAGCGCGCGGGGGTGTTTGGGAAGGGCAAGCGCAGATCGGCTAGTGAAGCATGGGGATTGTGCTCTTCCGGCGGAGATGGGAACACGTTCACATACAGCACCATTCTAACAGCTGACCTTGTCGTGGTGCCGCACACGTGCGGGACAGTGGCTGTCCCCATAAgttagagtgttagctcttcaGCGCGTACAGGAGTAGCTGAGCTCCACGTTCAGTGGGTGATGACGATGATGTCTGTCGTCTCTGACCCTGGCCTGGTATATATGGGGACATGGGCTTCATTTTCTGCTCTTTGTATTGCGGTCTTGTAAAGGTCACCGCCTCTTCCCGGCTCTCTGGGAAAGCGCTCTGCCCCTCTTGTTTAAGGGTCAATTCCACTTGGCTCATCCCAAAAAAACGTCTCATCGATTTCCCCTGGGAAAATGTCGCCCTCCTTAAAGACGCAAATGTGtccggttttgttttttttggaaattaatgttttttttcttgtctacaaatgggtgggggggggggggggcttgcatgTCAACCAAGTATTTCTCCTATCCTTAGTCCGAGCTGGTCAGGAGAAGAGGGTGGGAGAGCAGTGTCAGGCAAAGTCCTACTCGATAACGCAAAATCACACGAGATAAAGCAAGGGTgaccaagtccagtcctcaagggctgccaacaggtcatTTAATGAGGATGTCCCTGCTTTAGGACATCCTTattacctgacctgttggtggcccttgaggactggacttggctacCCCCGGACCTAGAGGAAATCCGATCCCCAACGCGTTTCTCCTTTTCCCTGTCTTCTTGCAGGCTCGTCGGTCAGGACCTTCACCCCCTTCTACTTCCTGACGGAGCCAGAGGACACGCTGACCCTGCGTGGCTTCCCCGTGGTGCTCAACTGCTCCGCCCACGCCGAGCCAGCCCCGAAGATCGAATGGAAGAAAGACGGGACCTTCCTGAGCTTGGTGTCGGACGACCGGCGCCGGCTGCTCCCGGAAGGGTCCCTGCTTATCACCAGCGTGGTGCACTCCAAGCACAACAAGCCAGACGAAGGGGTCTACCAGTGCGTGGCAACCGTGGACAGTCTGGGGAGCATCGTTAGCCGCACGGCGCGGCTCTCTGTCGCAGGTGAGCGGCACCCGGGGGTTCATTATACACGGCTATAGCGCACCCCGGCGTGTAACTCTGGTCGAGTCCCTGTGGGGTTCATCCAATACATCCAACAGATAGATCCACCAAACAGTATACGCCAATCCACAGAAGGTGGCGGTTGGGAGGCTCAGGGGTGAGAAGTAGTGGGTACCTGGAACTTCCACTCAGCAGAGTTGGTGGAGGTTAATGCAGTTAACGAATACGAAGCTGCTTGGGATCGACACCAGGGGATCATGCACACGGGCTGAAGGAGTAACTCTCCCCGTGACGTTGGTTGAAGCCTGGGGAATGCCAGCATCCGTTTGTCTCCCTGTAAGAGTAGgctaacattagattgtaagttcttcagggcagggacgaGACGCGCCTGCAGCATTCTGTGTACAGTGCTACATAAGCAATAAGGGTCCTTGTTAAAACACTGGCTTCTCTGCGGACGTCGGGACTAGGGGCGTCGGACGTTCTTCTGTAAGCGAGAGCCAGAGAAGGGGTGCGGGCGTGGAGTGCTGTGCCCTAATTGGAGAATCAGTAAAGTGTCCATCTTAGCACCTAGTGTGAGTATGTAAGCCAGGCTCTTACTCGCAgggtccctgccccctcccccgcgcctccctgccccctcccctgcgcctccctgccccctcccctgcgcGCAGCCCTCCACCGcgcctccctgccccctccaccgcgcctccctgccccctcccccgcgcctccctgccccctcccctgcgcGCAGCCCTCCACCGcgcctccctgccccctccaccgcgcctccctgccccctcccctgcgcctccctgccccctcccctgcacctccctgccccctcccccgcgcctccctgcccccgcgcctccctgccccctcccccgcgcctccctgccccctcccccgcgcTTCCCTCACCTCCCTCCGGCGAGAGATCAGTTTGGTTAGAGGTGGGATTGAGTTGTTAGGAAGCTCCTCTTAATAAGCGCTGGTTTTTTTTCGCAGCGTCTCGGGGTCGATAAGAAAATGTGGCGATGCTGCCGGGTGATTcattgtgatggggggggggggggtgcgggggagggaaggaggggggggggagttcgcCTGCAGGGCTTTTAATGAACAGAACATTGATCGCAGACGAGATGTGTTGGTGTCACTAATTGTATTGTAAGAGCCGTGCGAGGTGAAGTGTTATGGGCTAGAGCTGACCGGAGAGAGACGGACATTCTCACCCAGCGCGGCCAtgcctcccccatccctcatgtGCTCCCTCATGtgcccccccactcaccccccctgcccctttctcaccccctcttctTGCTACCCTCtcacctcttcctctctcacccccacaactCTCGCCCCCCTACTTTCTGGCCCCTaccctctgtgtctgtgtgtgcgatGCACAGGCGCCtgactgtgtctctgtgtgcgatGCACAGGAGCGGGGCCCgagagggcgtgtgtgtgtgcgatgCACAGGAGCGGGGCCCgagagggcgtgtgtgtgtgcgatgCACAGGAGCGGGGCCTGAGAGGGGGTCTGTGCAATACATATGAGCAGGGGACCAGAGAGGGCGTGTGTGATGCACAGGAGCGGggcctgagagtgtgtgtgtttcacaggaGCGGGgcctgagagggtgtgtgtgtgtgtgtgtgtgtgtgtgtgtgtgtgtgtgtgtgtgtgtgtgtgtgatgcacaggagCGGGGCatgagaaggtgtgtgtgtgtgtgcgagatgcACAGGAGCGGGGCCTGAGAGGGGGtctgtgtgtgatgcacaggagTGGGGCCTGAGAGGGGGtctgtgtgtgatgcacaggagCGGGGCCTGAGAGGGGGTCTGTGTGCGATACACAGGAGCGGAGCCCGAGAGGGGGTCTGTGTGCGATGCACAGGAGCGGGGCCTGAGAGGGGGTCTGTGTGCGATACACAGGAGCGGAGCCTGAGAGGGGGTCTGTGTGCGATGCAAAGGAGCGGGGCCTGAGAGGGGGTCTGTGTGCGATGCACAGGAGCGGGGCCTGAGAGGGGGTCTGTGTGCGATGCACAGGAGCGGGGCCTGAGAGGGGGTCTGTGTGCGATGCACAGGAGCGGGGCCTGAGAGGGGGTCTGTGTGCGATGCACAGGAGCGGGGCCTGAGAGGGGGTCTGTGTGCGATGCACAGGCGCGGGGCCTGAGAGGGGGTCTGTGTGCGATGCACAGGCGCGGGCCTGAGAGGGGGTCTGTGTGCGATGCACAGGCGCGGGGCCTGAGAGGGGGTCTGTGTGCGATGCACAGGAGCGGGGCCTGAGAGGGGGTCTGTGTGCGATGCCTGAGAGGGGGTCTGTGTGCAATGCACAGGCGCGGGGgcctgagagggtgtgtgtgcgaTGCACAGGAGCGGGGgcctgagagggtgtgtgtgcgaTGCACAGGAGTGGGTGCCCGAGAGGGCGTGTATGTGCGATGCATTCAGGCTTCACTTTTTGGGGCAGACGCACGTGTGCGccctcccacaaccccccccccccccccccccgggctgtgtgtgtttttatgtaaCGGTGTGTGTTATGATGTAACGCAGTGTGTACACGCGCAGTGCTGTGTGTTATGATGTAACGCAGTGTGTACACGCGCAGTGCTGTGTGTTATGATGTAACGCAGTGTGTACACGCGCAGTGCTGTGTGTTATGATGTAACGCAGTGTGTACAcgcgcagtgctgtgtgttgaCATAACGCAGTGTCTACACGCGCAGTGCTGTGTGTTATGATGTAACGCAGTGTGTACACGCGCAGTGCTGTGTGTTATGATGTAACGCAGTGTGTACACGCGCAGTGCTGTGTGTTATGATGTAACGCAGTGTGTACACGCGCAGTGCTGTGTGTTATGATGTAACGCAGTGTGTacgtgtgcagtgctgtgtgttaTGATGTAACGCAGTGTGTACGTGCGCAGTGCTGTTTGTTGACATAACGCAGTGTGTACGTGCGCAGTGCTGTGTGTTATGATGTAACGCAGTGTGTATGTGCGCAGTGCTGTGTGTTATGATGTAACGCAGTGTGTACGTGTGCAGTCCTGTGTGTTATGATGTAACGCAGTGTGTACGTGCGCAGTGCTGTGTGTTATGATGTAACGCAGTGTGTACACGCGCAGTGCTGTGTGTTATGATGTAACGCAGTGTGTACACGCGCAGTGCTGTGTGTTATGATGTAACGCAGTGTGTACACGCGCAGTGCTGTGTGTTATGATGTAACGCAGTGTGTACACGCGCAGTGCTGTGTGTTATGATGTAACGCAGTGTGTACAcgcgcagtgctgtgtgttgaCATAACGCAGTGTGTACACGCGCAGTGCTGTGTGTTATGATGTAACGCAGTGTGTACAcgcgcagtgctgtgtgttgaCATAACGCAGTGTGTACACACGCAGTGCTGTGTGTTATGATGTAACGCAGTGTGTATGTGCGCAGTGCTGTGTGTTATGATGTAACGCAGTGTGTACACGCGCAGTGCTGTGTGTTATGATGTAACGCAGTGTGTacgtgtgcagtgctgtgtgttaTGATGTAACGCAGTGTGTacgtgtgcagtgctgtgtgttaTGATGTAACGCAGTGTGTACGTGCGCAGTGCTGTGTGTTATGACATAACGCAGTGTGTACGTGCAGAGAGATGTGGTGTTCCTCACACCCTCCGTCCTGACATTGCTGTTCTCACTAGAGTCCGACGCGTTCCTCTTCTGTTCCAGGCCTCCCCCGATTCTCCAGTCAGCCCGAGGCCTCGTCCGTGTACGTAGGGGACAGTGTGGTGCTGAACTGTGACGTCAGTGCTGAGCTGGTGCCGTTCGTGCAGTGGGAGCAGGAGCGGGCGCTGCGGCAGCTGGACGACAGAGTCGCCGTCCTGTCCAACGGCAGCCTCGTCATCAGCAACGCCAACGAAAGCGACGCCGGCCTGTACCGCTGTGTCGCAGGGGGCGGGGCCGGCTCCAAAACCAGCGACGAGGCCGAGATCCGAGTCATCCCAGGTAACGCACGGTGCCAGGGCTTACTATTGGCGTCCTGTTTGATGTTCAAGACTTGCAGTAATGTTCCCACACACTGCATCGCTATACTGCTCGGCTGCTTACTCTGCTGTTCCAGTACAGCGTTCCCACTCACCCCTATGTCTCGTCAtctgcactttgcccctaggagggactgacctcttaaccctgtcactgccattaatacactttgctcctaggagggactgaccccttaaccctgtcactgccattagtacactttgctcctaggagggactgaccccttaaccctgtcactgccattagtacactttgctcctaggagggactgaccccttaaccctgtcactgccattagtacactttgctcctaggagggactgaccccttaaccctgtcactgcaattagtacactttggccctaggagggactgaccccttaaccctgtcactgccattagtacactttggccctaggagggactgaccacaGCCACCTTTGTTCTTCCTTGCACATGTTCTCTCCGGAGTGCTTTGTGTTTACCTGTATACAacacccacctctctctgctctatAAGAAGGCCCATGTCTCGTCCATGTGTTGACCAGTGCGTCTCGTTCCCCCAGACCCAGGAGCGGAGCGTCCCCTTCTCTTTCTGCGCCAGCCGTCCCCTCTCACCAGAGTCACCGGACAGACGGCACTGCTGCCTTGCGTGGTGTCCGGGTATCCCACGCCCGACGTGCTCTGGAGTCACAACCAGGAGGAGATAGTCCCGGGAAGGTGAGTCCTCATCTCTTGCGCCTCCTGTTACCAACATATAGTAGGGTAGCGATCTCATTATTGGACATCTGAGGAATCCCTACtcctggggtggccaactccaatcttcAAAGGCCACCGACGGGtaagggtttcaggatatccctgcttcagcacaggtggtgcagtcgttgcctgagccactgattgagccacttatgctgaagcgggggtatcctgaaaccctgacctgtcgATGGCCCTTGGAGtaggcc contains:
- the LOC142477794 gene encoding neogenin-like gives rise to the protein RKSDPQRVSPFPCLLAGSSVRTFTPFYFLTEPEDTLTLRGFPVVLNCSAHAEPAPKIEWKKDGTFLSLVSDDRRRLLPEGSLLITSVVHSKHNKPDEGVYQCVATVDSLGSIVSRTARLSVAGLPRFSSQPEASSVYVGDSVVLNCDVSAELVPFVQWEQERALRQLDDRVAVLSNGSLVISNANESDAGLYRCVAGGGAGSKTSDEAEIRVIPDPGAERPLLFLRQPSPLTRVTGQTALLPCVVSGYPTPDVLWSHNQEEIVPGSSERLVVGYMDNSQLGEV